The Nocardioides humi genome includes a region encoding these proteins:
- the hypD gene encoding hydrogenase formation protein HypD: MKFVDEFRDPAAARALVRSITDLAGDDEFKFMEVCGGHTHTIYRHGIEHLLPASIELVHGPGCPVCVIPMGRIDDAMWLAEQPDVVFTTFGDMMRVPGSRGSLLDAKARGADVRFVYSPLDAVKIAMENTDKHVVFFAVGFETTVPSTAVTLVRAKALGLTNFSVFSNHVTIVPPIKAILESPDLRLSGFLGPGHVSTVVGTHPYRFVPEVYGKPVVVAGFEPLDILASVHMLLQQHRDGRCEVENQYGRVVREDGNVAALKLMAQTFQLRPHFEWRGLGFISQSALKVHDDFADYDAEVRFSMPGVRVADPKACQCGEVLKGAIKPWECKVFGTACTPETPIGTCMVSPEGACAAYYNFGRLHRETALMVGQGAPVG, from the coding sequence ATGAAGTTCGTGGACGAGTTCCGGGACCCCGCGGCCGCGCGCGCCCTGGTCCGGTCGATCACCGACCTTGCCGGGGACGACGAGTTCAAGTTCATGGAGGTGTGCGGCGGACACACTCACACGATCTACCGGCACGGCATCGAGCACCTCCTGCCCGCCAGCATCGAGCTGGTGCACGGCCCGGGCTGCCCCGTGTGCGTGATCCCGATGGGTCGCATCGACGACGCGATGTGGCTCGCCGAGCAGCCCGATGTCGTCTTCACGACGTTCGGCGACATGATGCGCGTCCCAGGGTCCCGCGGGTCGCTGCTCGACGCGAAGGCCCGCGGTGCCGACGTACGGTTCGTCTACTCCCCGCTGGACGCGGTCAAGATCGCGATGGAGAACACCGACAAGCATGTCGTCTTCTTCGCCGTCGGCTTCGAGACCACCGTGCCGTCGACGGCCGTCACGCTGGTCCGGGCCAAGGCGCTCGGGCTGACGAACTTCAGCGTGTTCAGCAACCACGTCACGATCGTGCCGCCGATCAAGGCGATCCTGGAGAGCCCCGACCTCCGGCTGTCCGGCTTCCTGGGGCCGGGGCACGTCTCGACCGTCGTCGGCACCCACCCGTACCGCTTCGTGCCCGAGGTCTACGGCAAGCCCGTGGTGGTCGCCGGCTTCGAGCCGCTGGACATCCTGGCCTCGGTGCACATGCTCCTGCAGCAGCACCGCGACGGCCGCTGCGAGGTCGAGAACCAGTACGGACGGGTGGTCCGCGAGGACGGCAACGTCGCGGCGCTGAAGCTGATGGCCCAGACCTTCCAGTTGCGCCCGCACTTCGAGTGGCGGGGCCTGGGCTTCATCTCGCAGAGCGCGCTGAAGGTCCACGACGACTTCGCCGACTACGACGCCGAGGTGCGGTTCTCGATGCCCGGGGTCCGGGTCGCCGACCCGAAGGCCTGTCAGTGCGGCGAGGTGCTCAAGGGCGCGATCAAGCCCTGGGAGTGCAAGGTGTTCGGCACCGCCTGCACGCCGGAGACGCCGATCGGCACCTGCATGGTCTCACCCGAGGGGGCCTGCGCGGCGTACTACAACTTCGGGCGGCTGCACCGCGAGACGGCGCTGATGGTCGGTCAGGGGGCGCCCGTTGGCTGA
- the hypE gene encoding hydrogenase expression/formation protein HypE: protein MTSERLTPSASEVPDPEDRTRLRIEEFRKRRPRLVDDVVTMAHGAGGKSSAALVDHVFVEAFRNPLLEELGDGALLRLPTGERLAFSTDSYVVQPLEFPGGSIAELAVNGTVNDLAVSGAVPQWISAAFVIEEGFPIDRLTQIARQMRVAADAAGVQVVTGDTKVVPHGAADGLYVTTAGVGVVPAGRELSMESVRPGDRVVVSGTIADHGMAVMLARGNLDIEADIASDSMPVNALVEGLLAAAPGTRWMRDATRGGLGTVCNELAQAVGLGVVIDEGLLPIDPTVLGCCDMLGIDPVHVANEGKFVAVVPAEETEAAVAALRSRAGGGQAAVIGEVLAEPAGIVAMRTPFGGTRIVDMLVGDPLPRIC, encoded by the coding sequence ATGACCAGCGAACGGCTCACTCCGTCGGCCAGCGAGGTGCCGGACCCGGAGGACCGCACCCGGCTCCGGATCGAGGAGTTCCGCAAGCGCCGACCGCGACTGGTGGACGACGTGGTCACCATGGCCCACGGAGCCGGCGGGAAGTCCTCGGCGGCCCTGGTCGACCACGTGTTCGTGGAGGCGTTCCGCAACCCGCTCCTGGAGGAGCTGGGGGACGGCGCCCTGCTCCGGCTGCCGACCGGCGAGCGGCTGGCGTTCTCCACCGACTCCTACGTCGTCCAACCGCTGGAGTTCCCCGGCGGCTCCATCGCCGAGCTCGCCGTCAACGGGACCGTCAACGATCTGGCGGTCTCCGGCGCGGTGCCGCAGTGGATCTCGGCGGCGTTCGTGATCGAGGAGGGCTTCCCGATCGACCGCCTCACGCAGATCGCGCGGCAGATGCGGGTCGCGGCCGACGCGGCAGGCGTGCAGGTCGTGACCGGCGACACCAAGGTGGTGCCCCACGGAGCGGCCGACGGCCTCTACGTCACCACCGCGGGCGTCGGCGTGGTGCCCGCCGGGCGGGAGCTGTCGATGGAGTCGGTGCGGCCCGGTGACCGGGTGGTGGTGTCCGGCACCATCGCCGACCACGGCATGGCGGTGATGCTCGCCCGGGGCAACCTGGACATCGAGGCCGACATCGCCTCCGACTCGATGCCGGTCAACGCGCTGGTGGAGGGCCTGCTCGCGGCGGCGCCCGGCACCCGATGGATGCGCGACGCCACTCGCGGCGGGCTCGGCACGGTGTGCAACGAGCTCGCCCAGGCGGTCGGGCTGGGCGTGGTGATCGACGAGGGCCTGCTCCCCATCGACCCCACCGTGCTCGGCTGCTGCGACATGCTCGGGATCGACCCCGTGCACGTCGCGAACGAGGGGAAGTTCGTCGCCGTCGTACCGGCGGAGGAGACGGAGGCGGCCGTCGCGGCCCTGCGCAGCCGTGCGGGCGGCGGCCAGGCGGCGGTGATCGGCGAGGTCCTCGCCGAGCCCGCCGGGATCGTGGCGATGCGGACGCCGTTCGGCGGCACCCGCATCGTCGACATGCTCGTCGGCGACCCGCTGCCGCGGATCTGCTGA
- the tkt gene encoding transketolase has product MNAVDTIRFLAADMVQSANSGHPGMPMGAAPMAWVLFSRHLRHDPSQPDWPDRDRFVLSAGHGSALQYALLHLFGYDLTLDDLRGFRQLGSRTPGHPEYGDTPGVEATTGPLGQGIAMAVGMALAERMYAARFPGLVDHRTWAIAGDGCLMEGISHEAASLAGHLGLGRLTVLWDDNRITIDGAVDRSCSDDQSARFRAYGWHVVEVSDGTDLEAIDRALTEAVADPRPSLVAVRTVIGHGAPDVAGTSAAHGSPLGADRLAEAKRRAGWPDEAFVVPEDVRAACEQYATAGRAARFVWEERLAALRESDPARAAEWQRRQRGDLPADVDEEFWAHLATTLPDAPTATRQSSRAVLAALTEALPELVGGSADLAGSTGTDAGTVPVRRGDYGGARIDFGIRELAMAAVLNGIALHGGFRCFGSTFLVFADYLRPALRLSALMRQPVIQVLTHDSVAVGEDGPTHQPVEHLDSLRIIPNVRVLRPADAGETAEAWRCALGATDGPTVLALSRQALPPLDGAHTTPGWLARDGFRVARASADPDVDLLASGSEVDLALAAAEVLAGEGLTVRVVSVPWRERFEVRRDRLGSARATVAVEAGSTLGWRHLADAVVGVDRFGASGAGSAVRDHVGLTVAAVADAARTALRSAAPSP; this is encoded by the coding sequence GTGAACGCCGTCGACACGATCCGGTTCCTCGCCGCGGACATGGTGCAATCCGCAAACAGCGGCCACCCCGGGATGCCGATGGGGGCCGCGCCGATGGCGTGGGTCCTGTTCTCCCGCCACCTGCGCCACGACCCGTCCCAGCCGGACTGGCCCGACCGGGACCGGTTCGTCCTCTCCGCGGGGCACGGCTCCGCGCTGCAGTACGCGCTCCTCCACCTGTTCGGGTACGACCTGACGCTCGACGACCTGCGCGGGTTCCGGCAGCTCGGCTCCCGCACCCCCGGCCACCCCGAGTACGGCGACACCCCCGGCGTCGAGGCCACCACCGGACCACTCGGTCAGGGCATCGCGATGGCGGTGGGGATGGCACTGGCGGAGCGGATGTACGCCGCGCGCTTCCCCGGCCTGGTCGACCACCGCACCTGGGCGATCGCCGGCGACGGCTGCCTGATGGAGGGGATCAGCCACGAGGCCGCGTCGCTGGCCGGGCACCTCGGCCTGGGCCGGCTCACCGTCCTCTGGGACGACAACCGGATCACCATCGACGGAGCGGTCGACCGATCGTGCAGCGACGACCAGTCGGCGCGCTTCCGCGCCTACGGCTGGCATGTCGTCGAGGTGTCCGACGGCACCGACCTGGAGGCGATCGACCGCGCGCTCACGGAGGCGGTCGCGGATCCGCGCCCGAGCCTGGTCGCGGTGCGCACGGTCATCGGCCACGGCGCGCCCGACGTCGCCGGCACCTCCGCCGCGCACGGGTCGCCGCTCGGCGCGGACCGGCTGGCCGAGGCGAAGCGACGCGCCGGCTGGCCGGACGAGGCGTTCGTCGTACCCGAGGACGTGCGGGCGGCCTGCGAGCAGTACGCCACCGCCGGACGCGCCGCCCGCTTCGTGTGGGAGGAGCGGCTGGCCGCGCTGCGGGAGTCGGATCCCGCACGCGCGGCCGAGTGGCAGCGCCGGCAGCGCGGCGACCTCCCGGCGGACGTCGACGAGGAGTTCTGGGCGCACCTCGCCACGACGCTGCCGGACGCGCCGACCGCCACCCGGCAGTCCTCCCGCGCCGTGCTCGCGGCGCTGACCGAGGCGCTGCCGGAACTGGTCGGCGGATCGGCCGACCTGGCCGGGTCGACCGGCACCGACGCCGGCACCGTCCCCGTGCGGCGGGGTGACTACGGCGGCGCGCGGATCGACTTCGGCATCCGCGAGCTCGCCATGGCCGCGGTGCTGAACGGGATCGCGCTGCACGGCGGCTTCCGCTGCTTCGGCAGCACCTTCCTGGTGTTCGCCGACTACCTCCGGCCGGCGCTGCGCCTGTCCGCGCTGATGCGGCAGCCCGTCATCCAGGTGCTCACCCACGACTCGGTCGCGGTCGGCGAGGACGGCCCGACCCACCAGCCGGTCGAGCACCTGGACTCGCTCCGGATCATCCCGAACGTACGCGTCCTCCGGCCCGCCGACGCCGGGGAGACGGCGGAGGCCTGGCGGTGTGCACTCGGCGCGACGGACGGCCCGACCGTCCTCGCGCTCTCCCGCCAGGCCCTCCCGCCGCTCGACGGCGCCCACACCACTCCCGGTTGGCTGGCCCGCGACGGGTTCCGGGTGGCGCGCGCGAGCGCCGATCCCGACGTCGACCTGCTCGCCTCCGGCTCCGAGGTGGACCTCGCGCTGGCCGCCGCCGAGGTCCTCGCCGGGGAGGGCCTGACCGTGCGGGTCGTCTCGGTGCCCTGGCGGGAGCGGTTCGAGGTACGCCGTGATCGTCTGGGCAGCGCGCGGGCCACCGTCGCCGTCGAGGCCGGTTCGACCCTCGGGTGGCGCCACCTCGCCGACGCCGTCGTGGGTGTCGACAGGTTCGGCGCGTCCGGCGCGGGCTCCGCGGTCCGCGATCATGTGGGCCTCACCGTCGCCGCGGTGGCCGACGCGGCGCGGACCGCGCTGCGATCCGCGGCGCCATCGCCGTGA
- a CDS encoding HypC/HybG/HupF family hydrogenase formation chaperone, with translation MCLGIPGQVVEIVDPDEHLARVDVSGVRRIISIKLLAEQDVRTGDWVLVHVGFGMAKIDEEEAQMTLDQVQKMGQDYLDEIDMFKSTAVEA, from the coding sequence ATGTGCCTGGGAATTCCCGGCCAGGTCGTCGAGATCGTCGATCCCGACGAGCACCTCGCCCGGGTCGATGTCAGCGGCGTCCGACGCATCATCAGCATCAAGCTGCTCGCGGAGCAGGACGTGCGCACCGGCGACTGGGTCCTGGTGCACGTCGGCTTCGGCATGGCGAAGATCGACGAGGAGGAGGCGCAGATGACGCTGGACCAGGTCCAGAAGATGGGCCAGGACTACCTGGACGAGATCGACATGTTCAAGAGCACGGCAGTGGAGGCCTGA
- a CDS encoding response regulator, whose product MKADEEAAAVSTRSGPTRIVMADDHEMVLHGVQAMLAHFGDEVEVVGTATDLEQALAVVRDAEPDIVLCDIRLGRDSGLDLCRRVKQTSPGVHVVFLTVYDDEQYAFQALRAEASGYVLKRVDGAELVEHLNRVMAGDVVIDPTLAGRIAMSAARVTAGEFWPGARLGLTQRESEVLALLVASHSNKAIAGKLVVSEDTVKTHIRGLYRKLGVSDRGGAIAVALREGLYQ is encoded by the coding sequence ATGAAGGCCGACGAGGAGGCGGCCGCTGTGTCGACGCGCAGCGGCCCGACGCGGATCGTGATGGCGGACGACCACGAGATGGTCCTGCACGGCGTGCAGGCGATGCTCGCCCATTTCGGCGACGAGGTGGAGGTGGTCGGCACCGCGACCGACCTCGAGCAGGCGCTCGCCGTCGTCCGGGACGCCGAGCCCGACATCGTGCTCTGCGACATCCGGCTCGGCCGCGACAGCGGGCTGGACCTGTGCCGACGGGTCAAGCAGACCAGCCCCGGCGTCCACGTGGTGTTCCTGACGGTCTACGACGACGAGCAGTACGCCTTCCAGGCCCTGCGCGCCGAGGCGTCCGGGTACGTCCTCAAGCGCGTCGACGGCGCCGAGCTGGTCGAGCACCTCAACCGGGTGATGGCCGGCGACGTGGTGATCGACCCGACCCTGGCCGGCCGGATCGCCATGTCGGCGGCGCGCGTCACCGCCGGCGAGTTCTGGCCGGGCGCGCGGCTGGGGCTCACCCAGCGCGAGAGCGAGGTGCTGGCTCTGCTGGTGGCCAGTCACTCGAACAAGGCGATCGCGGGCAAGCTCGTGGTCAGCGAGGACACCGTGAAGACCCACATCCGCGGCCTGTACCGCAAGCTCGGCGTGTCGGACCGCGGCGGCGCCATCGCGGTGGCGCTGCGCGAGGGTCTCTACCAGTGA